One genomic segment of Caldimonas brevitalea includes these proteins:
- a CDS encoding tetratricopeptide repeat protein has protein sequence MPLTPGAPADRTGVLAHRLLKYRALLCLAFGASSAARRAFDRMLSRWPGDVFALAGRGHLFAATGDRAAALRDLRELTRLHPRSGANHWFNLAFLLEEGGQYDEAETCFRQAVELDPHLDRAWYGLGLVLIRAHRFEEAAVALKRNTELQPMSPYGWYQLARVHLERRRPDEAIQIIRHLKGFEPKVAAQLERETGLAV, from the coding sequence ATGCCGCTGACACCTGGTGCGCCGGCAGATCGCACGGGCGTGCTCGCCCACCGACTGCTCAAATACCGTGCCTTGCTGTGCCTGGCCTTCGGCGCCTCCAGCGCCGCCCGGCGGGCGTTCGACCGGATGCTGTCGCGCTGGCCGGGCGACGTTTTCGCACTGGCCGGGCGCGGCCATTTGTTCGCTGCCACCGGCGACCGCGCCGCCGCCCTGCGCGACCTGCGCGAACTCACACGTTTACACCCGCGGAGCGGGGCGAACCATTGGTTCAACCTGGCGTTCCTGCTCGAGGAGGGCGGTCAATACGACGAGGCCGAGACCTGTTTTCGGCAGGCCGTCGAGCTGGACCCGCACCTGGATCGAGCGTGGTACGGCCTCGGCCTGGTCCTGATCCGCGCCCATCGTTTCGAAGAGGCGGCCGTTGCCCTCAAGCGCAACACCGAATTGCAGCCGATGAGCCCATACGGCTGGTACCAGCTGGCACGGGTCCATCTCGAGCGGCGGCGGCCGGACGAGGCGATCCAGATCATTCGTCACCTGAAGGGTTTTGAGCCCAAGGTGGCGGCGCAACTCGAGCGCGAAACGGGTCTGGCGGTGTGA
- a CDS encoding DUF4212 domain-containing protein, producing MQLTRKHEEYWRKNLRVTALLLAIWFVVTFVIGYFARELDFNFFGWPFSFWVGAQGALVVYVAIIGYYARYMNRLDQEHGVAEEE from the coding sequence ATGCAATTGACACGCAAGCACGAAGAGTACTGGCGCAAGAACCTGAGGGTGACAGCCTTGTTGCTGGCCATCTGGTTCGTGGTGACCTTCGTGATCGGCTATTTCGCGCGTGAGCTCGACTTCAACTTTTTCGGCTGGCCGTTCAGCTTCTGGGTAGGTGCCCAGGGGGCGTTGGTGGTCTACGTGGCCATCATCGGGTACTACGCTCGCTACATGAACCGGCTGGATCAAGAACACGGCGTGGCCGAGGAGGAATGA
- a CDS encoding sodium:solute symporter family protein translates to MAAIHPTSPKRLSASATANAAFRRQLHKVYGWYTGGFIVFIIGLALLEQVGLPRNWIGFIFLLATVALYAAIGIMSRTTDAGEYYVAGRRVPAMYNGMATGADWMSAASFIGMAGTLYLTGYNGLAFIMGWTGGYCLVALFLAPYLRKFGQFTIPDFLGARYGGNLARFIGIFAAILCSFTYVVAQIYGVGLITSRLSGLAFEIGIFVGLGGILVCSFLGGMRAVTWTQVAQYIILIIAYMVPVVWLSVKQTDVPIPQLVYGAQMEKVSAREKELQQDPKELEVIEIFKQRAAAADAKLKDVPAAMASDQAAAQLAVARLRTENAPLHEIQAAEKAVASLPPNEADAKELYTKEKAAAEARAKPLGGMPAHGQIYAGDPRGDAKAQAAFDDSRRNFLALVFCLMVGTAALPHILMRYYTTPSVKEARESVTWSLFFIFLLYFTAPALAVLVKYEVFTMVVGTPFDQLPTWVSQWAKVDPSLLSVTDVNKDGILQLGELKIGGDIVVLATPEIGGLPYVISGMVAAGGLAAALSTADGLLLTIANALSHDLYYKMIDPNAPTSRRVMISKILLLVVALCAAYVAAQKPADILFLVSAAFSFAASAFFPVLVLGIFWKRASAAGAVLGMVTGLGVTIYYMVHNQPWLRTVFDVTSPPELWFGIQPISAGVFGVPVGFAVTVIVSLLTPPPRREVQDFVEHVRYPNLRPVGLR, encoded by the coding sequence ATGGCTGCCATCCATCCCACATCTCCGAAGCGGCTGTCGGCCTCCGCCACCGCGAACGCTGCCTTCCGCCGCCAGCTGCACAAGGTCTACGGTTGGTACACCGGCGGTTTTATCGTCTTCATCATTGGGCTGGCCTTGCTGGAGCAGGTCGGACTGCCGCGCAACTGGATCGGCTTTATCTTCCTGTTGGCCACCGTCGCGTTGTACGCCGCGATCGGCATCATGAGCCGCACGACGGACGCAGGCGAGTACTACGTCGCCGGGCGGCGGGTGCCCGCGATGTACAACGGCATGGCGACCGGGGCCGACTGGATGTCCGCCGCCTCCTTCATCGGCATGGCCGGCACGCTCTACCTGACCGGCTACAACGGGCTGGCCTTCATCATGGGCTGGACCGGCGGCTATTGCCTGGTGGCCCTGTTCCTCGCGCCCTATTTGCGCAAGTTCGGCCAGTTCACGATTCCCGACTTCCTGGGCGCCCGCTATGGCGGCAACCTGGCACGTTTCATCGGCATCTTCGCCGCCATCCTGTGCTCGTTCACCTATGTCGTCGCGCAGATCTATGGTGTGGGGTTGATCACCTCCCGCCTGTCGGGGCTGGCGTTCGAGATCGGCATCTTCGTCGGGTTGGGCGGCATTCTCGTGTGTTCATTCCTCGGCGGCATGCGGGCGGTGACGTGGACCCAGGTTGCCCAATACATCATCCTGATCATCGCCTACATGGTGCCGGTGGTCTGGCTGTCGGTGAAGCAGACCGACGTGCCGATCCCGCAGCTCGTCTACGGCGCGCAAATGGAGAAGGTGAGCGCCAGGGAGAAAGAGCTGCAGCAGGACCCGAAAGAACTCGAGGTCATCGAGATCTTCAAGCAGCGTGCTGCCGCGGCCGACGCCAAGCTCAAGGACGTGCCCGCCGCGATGGCCTCCGACCAGGCTGCGGCGCAGCTGGCCGTGGCCCGACTGCGGACCGAGAACGCGCCGCTGCACGAAATTCAGGCGGCCGAAAAGGCGGTCGCCTCGCTGCCGCCGAACGAGGCCGACGCGAAGGAGCTCTACACCAAGGAGAAGGCGGCTGCCGAGGCGCGGGCCAAGCCGCTGGGGGGCATGCCGGCGCACGGGCAGATCTACGCCGGCGATCCGCGGGGCGACGCCAAGGCGCAGGCGGCGTTCGACGATTCGCGGCGCAACTTCCTCGCGTTGGTGTTCTGTCTGATGGTCGGCACCGCGGCGTTGCCGCACATCCTGATGCGGTACTACACCACGCCCTCGGTGAAAGAGGCGCGTGAATCGGTGACCTGGTCGCTGTTCTTCATCTTCCTGCTGTACTTCACCGCCCCGGCCCTGGCGGTGCTGGTGAAGTACGAGGTGTTCACCATGGTGGTCGGCACGCCGTTCGACCAGTTGCCCACCTGGGTGTCGCAATGGGCCAAGGTCGACCCGTCCTTGCTGTCCGTCACTGACGTCAACAAGGACGGCATTCTGCAACTGGGCGAGCTGAAGATCGGCGGCGACATCGTCGTGCTGGCCACACCCGAGATCGGCGGGCTGCCGTACGTCATCTCCGGCATGGTGGCCGCGGGCGGTCTGGCGGCGGCCTTGTCGACCGCCGACGGGCTGCTGCTGACGATCGCCAACGCGTTGTCGCACGACCTCTACTACAAGATGATCGACCCGAACGCACCCACCTCGCGCCGCGTGATGATCTCCAAGATCCTGCTGTTGGTGGTGGCACTGTGCGCCGCGTATGTGGCGGCCCAGAAGCCGGCCGACATCCTGTTCCTGGTTTCGGCAGCCTTCTCGTTCGCGGCGTCCGCCTTCTTCCCGGTGCTGGTGCTCGGCATTTTCTGGAAGCGCGCTTCGGCAGCGGGCGCGGTGCTGGGCATGGTGACGGGCCTGGGGGTGACGATCTACTACATGGTGCACAACCAGCCCTGGTTGCGCACGGTGTTCGACGTCACCTCGCCGCCGGAACTGTGGTTCGGCATCCAGCCGATCTCGGCGGGCGTGTTCGGCGTGCCGGTCGGCTTTGCCGTGACGGTCATCGTCAGCCTGCTGACGCCGCCGCCGCGCCGCGAAGTGCAAGACTTCGTCGAGCACGTGCGCTATCCCAATCTGCGCCCGGTCGGGTTGCGCTGA
- the rpsF gene encoding 30S ribosomal protein S6 — MRHYEIILLIHPDQSEQVNAMVERYKGVVTAAGGKVHRVEDWGRRQLAYMIQKLAKAHYICINIECSKETLEELETGFRFNDAVLRHLTVQRSKAETAPSVMMKLVEKEEAKKSQQETAA, encoded by the coding sequence ATGCGTCACTATGAAATCATTCTGCTGATCCATCCGGATCAAAGCGAGCAGGTCAACGCGATGGTCGAGCGCTACAAAGGCGTCGTGACCGCCGCCGGTGGCAAAGTCCACCGCGTGGAAGACTGGGGCCGCCGCCAGCTGGCCTACATGATCCAGAAGCTCGCGAAAGCCCATTACATCTGCATCAACATCGAGTGCAGCAAAGAAACGCTCGAGGAGCTGGAAACCGGTTTCCGCTTCAACGACGCGGTGCTGCGTCACCTGACGGTGCAGAGGAGCAAGGCCGAGACCGCTCCGTCGGTGATGATGAAGCTGGTCGAAAAGGAAGAGGCGAAGAAGTCTCAACAGGAAACGGCAGCCTGA
- the priB gene encoding primosomal replication protein N encodes MNRMVLQAAVIERGAMRYTPAGLPALDLRLEHESTVTEAGHPRKLRLELKAVVIGPLAQRVNQVELGVPQQFAGFLASQRNGRGVVLHITELL; translated from the coding sequence ATGAACCGCATGGTTCTGCAGGCGGCGGTGATCGAGCGAGGGGCGATGCGCTACACGCCCGCCGGGCTTCCCGCCCTCGATTTGCGCCTCGAGCACGAATCGACGGTCACCGAAGCCGGCCATCCCCGCAAGCTCCGGCTGGAGCTCAAAGCGGTGGTGATCGGGCCGCTGGCGCAGCGTGTGAACCAGGTGGAACTGGGCGTGCCCCAGCAATTCGCCGGTTTCCTGGCTTCTCAGCGCAACGGTCGAGGTGTCGTGCTGCACATCACCGAGCTTCTCTAG
- the rpsR gene encoding 30S ribosomal protein S18 has protein sequence MPPPRGKFSKDRKGKRNQQSLLFKRKRFCRFTVAGVEEIDYKDVDILRDFIGENGKIIPARLTGTRAIYQRQLSTAIKRARFLAMLPYSDQHKV, from the coding sequence ATGCCCCCACCCCGTGGTAAGTTTTCCAAGGATCGCAAAGGCAAGCGCAACCAGCAATCGCTGCTGTTCAAGCGCAAGCGCTTCTGCCGCTTCACCGTCGCCGGCGTCGAAGAGATCGACTACAAGGATGTCGACATCCTGCGCGACTTCATCGGTGAAAACGGCAAGATCATCCCGGCCCGCCTGACCGGCACCCGGGCGATCTACCAGCGCCAGTTGTCCACCGCGATCAAGCGTGCCCGTTTCCTGGCCATGCTGCCGTACAGCGACCAGCACAAGGTCTGA
- the rplI gene encoding 50S ribosomal protein L9 has product MQVILLEKVANLGNLGDVVKVKDGYARNFLIPTGSARRATEGAIKEFEAKRAELERVAGEKLGAAQAQAEKLNGKTVQVAQKAGVDGRLFGSVTNFDIAEGLKAQGFEVNKSQVRLPNGPLKTVGEHPVSVALHTDVVVDITVAVVAAND; this is encoded by the coding sequence ATGCAAGTGATCCTGCTCGAAAAAGTGGCCAACCTGGGCAACCTGGGTGACGTCGTCAAGGTCAAGGACGGCTACGCTCGCAACTTCCTGATCCCCACCGGTTCGGCCCGCCGTGCCACCGAAGGTGCGATCAAGGAATTCGAAGCCAAGCGTGCTGAACTCGAACGTGTGGCCGGCGAGAAGCTCGGCGCGGCGCAAGCCCAGGCTGAAAAGCTCAATGGCAAGACCGTGCAAGTGGCCCAGAAGGCTGGTGTCGATGGCCGCTTGTTCGGCTCCGTCACCAACTTCGACATCGCCGAAGGCCTGAAGGCACAAGGTTTCGAAGTGAACAAATCGCAAGTGCGCCTGCCCAACGGTCCGCTCAAGACCGTCGGCGAGCACCCCGTCTCGGTGGCGCTGCACACCGACGTGGTGGTCGACATCACGGTCGCCGTGGTGGCCGCGAACGACTGA
- the dnaB gene encoding replicative DNA helicase: MSAILSGSDFADRPRAADDEVARLRIPPHSIEAEQSVLGGLLIDNAAWDRAGDMLSDADFYRFEHRLIYAAIAGLINASKPADVITVYEQLQSLGKADECGGLAYLNALAQSVPSAANLGRYAEIVRERAVLRKLVSASDEIATAAFNPQGRPVSAILDEAEGKIFKIGEEGSRSKQGFHSMDSLVVDLLDRVQELAENGAEDVTGVRTGFFDLDRMTAGLQPGDLIILAARPSMGKTAFALNIGEHVAVSEGLPVVVFSMEMGAAQLALRVVGSLGRIDQSHLRTGSLRDDEWSRLSEAVEKLRNASIFIDETPGLSPTELRARARRQARQCGQLGLIIIDYLQLMSGNGGGSEENRATVIGEISRGLKALAKELRCPVIALSQLNRSVETRTDKRPMMSDLRESGAIEQDADVIMFIYRDEYYTKEACKEPGVSEIIIGKQRNGPVGTVKLAFLKPLTKFENLAPGYTGPDEY; the protein is encoded by the coding sequence ATGTCCGCGATACTGTCAGGTTCTGATTTCGCCGATCGGCCTCGCGCTGCCGACGACGAAGTGGCGCGCTTGCGCATCCCTCCGCACTCGATCGAGGCCGAACAAAGTGTGCTGGGCGGGCTGCTGATCGACAACGCCGCATGGGACCGGGCCGGCGACATGCTCAGCGATGCGGACTTCTATCGCTTCGAGCACCGTTTGATCTATGCCGCCATCGCGGGGCTGATCAACGCCAGCAAGCCGGCGGACGTCATCACGGTGTACGAGCAGCTGCAAAGCCTGGGCAAGGCCGACGAGTGCGGTGGGCTGGCGTATCTCAACGCGCTCGCGCAGAGTGTGCCGAGCGCGGCCAACCTGGGCCGCTATGCCGAGATCGTCCGCGAGCGGGCTGTGCTGCGCAAGCTGGTCAGCGCGAGCGACGAGATCGCGACGGCCGCCTTCAACCCCCAGGGCCGGCCCGTGTCGGCCATCCTCGACGAGGCGGAAGGCAAGATCTTCAAGATCGGTGAAGAAGGCTCGCGGTCCAAGCAGGGCTTCCACTCGATGGACTCGCTGGTCGTCGACCTGCTGGACCGGGTGCAGGAGCTGGCCGAGAACGGCGCCGAAGATGTCACCGGCGTGCGCACCGGCTTCTTCGACCTGGACCGCATGACGGCCGGCCTGCAGCCCGGCGATCTGATCATCCTGGCGGCGCGTCCCTCGATGGGCAAGACCGCCTTCGCGCTCAACATCGGCGAGCATGTCGCGGTCAGCGAAGGCCTGCCCGTGGTGGTGTTCTCGATGGAAATGGGGGCTGCCCAGCTCGCGCTGCGGGTGGTGGGCTCGCTGGGGCGTATCGACCAATCGCATCTGCGCACCGGTTCGCTGCGGGACGACGAATGGTCGCGCCTGTCAGAGGCCGTCGAGAAGCTGCGCAACGCCAGCATCTTCATCGACGAGACGCCGGGCCTGAGCCCGACCGAGCTGCGGGCGCGGGCGCGGCGGCAGGCACGCCAATGTGGTCAGCTGGGCCTGATCATCATCGACTACCTGCAGCTGATGAGCGGCAACGGCGGCGGCAGCGAAGAGAACCGCGCGACCGTCATCGGTGAGATCTCGCGGGGCCTGAAGGCCTTGGCCAAGGAGTTGCGTTGCCCGGTGATCGCGCTGTCGCAGCTCAACCGCAGTGTCGAGACGCGCACCGACAAGCGCCCAATGATGAGTGACTTGCGCGAGTCCGGCGCCATTGAACAGGACGCCGACGTCATCATGTTCATCTACCGCGACGAGTACTACACCAAAGAGGCGTGCAAGGAGCCGGGCGTGTCCGAGATCATCATCGGCAAGCAGCGTAATGGCCCGGTGGGTACCGTCAAGCTGGCCTTCCTGAAGCCGCTGACCAAGTTCGAAAACCTCGCGCCCGGCTACACCGGGCCGGACGAATACTGA
- a CDS encoding class I adenylate-forming enzyme family protein yields the protein MATGRWCGRLPKTGTGACDGSRNGTLRIPIGNDVRQETVGLKMPEVRQFELLDGLTSRRSTAAELGGLAKWFQNRFATKTRPVVALIIDDKFELIRVTLALTQLAVNVIPLNPSASENELEPYLRHAEVSFIVTDAPALMVGHDCAILSTNELPTDLPAAEPASAEHVQAAFVFFTSGSTGVPKGVRLEPAMVVGNARLAIQHLPYTADTVTASILPGYHTFTLISDVMTSFILATKCVVLPNFELKYLSSTVDALIQHRVNTFSAVPIIFNVLSKFAGALRESALQFTTSGAAPLTAELARQYTENLGHPLVPCYGMTEAVCFITISDIRQIKFGSAGKPVVELRVVDEGDIPLPSHTVGAIQVRGDTVIADGYYRSNLEHTQVYAEGGWLRTGDLGYLDEDGCLFVRGRSKNMVIRGGEKIYLEDVEALFESGTVAGVPILRDNSEAYALFIEEGRHDPEHAVHTIRGALGERHVPDQVIMIPRVPKSPTGKLLRQEIAKELARGHR from the coding sequence GTGGCCACCGGCAGGTGGTGCGGGCGTTTACCAAAGACTGGTACAGGAGCCTGTGATGGCAGCCGGAACGGAACGCTTCGGATACCAATCGGAAATGATGTGCGACAGGAAACGGTGGGGTTGAAGATGCCGGAAGTCCGTCAATTTGAACTGCTGGATGGCCTTACCAGCCGCCGCTCGACCGCGGCAGAGCTGGGAGGGCTGGCGAAATGGTTTCAAAACCGTTTTGCGACCAAAACACGCCCCGTGGTCGCACTGATCATCGATGACAAATTCGAATTGATCCGGGTGACCTTGGCACTCACGCAGCTCGCCGTGAACGTCATCCCCCTGAACCCGTCGGCCAGCGAGAACGAGCTCGAACCGTATCTGCGACATGCCGAGGTCTCGTTCATCGTGACGGATGCGCCGGCCCTGATGGTGGGCCACGACTGCGCCATCCTCTCGACGAACGAGCTGCCGACGGATTTGCCGGCGGCGGAGCCGGCATCGGCCGAGCACGTACAAGCGGCCTTCGTGTTCTTCACATCGGGTTCCACCGGTGTGCCGAAGGGGGTGCGGCTGGAACCGGCGATGGTGGTCGGCAACGCGCGGCTGGCGATACAGCATCTGCCCTACACCGCAGACACCGTGACGGCCAGCATCCTGCCGGGCTATCACACCTTCACCTTGATCAGCGACGTGATGACGTCGTTCATCCTCGCGACGAAGTGTGTGGTGTTGCCGAACTTCGAGTTGAAGTATCTGAGCAGCACGGTCGACGCGTTGATCCAGCACCGCGTCAACACCTTCAGCGCGGTGCCCATCATCTTCAACGTGCTGTCCAAGTTCGCCGGAGCGCTGCGCGAATCGGCGCTGCAGTTCACCACGTCCGGCGCGGCGCCTTTGACGGCGGAACTGGCACGCCAGTACACCGAGAACCTCGGCCATCCGCTCGTGCCCTGCTATGGGATGACGGAGGCGGTGTGCTTCATCACGATCAGTGACATCCGGCAGATCAAGTTCGGCTCGGCCGGAAAGCCCGTCGTGGAGCTGCGCGTTGTCGATGAGGGCGACATCCCTTTGCCTTCTCACACGGTGGGTGCGATCCAGGTCAGGGGCGACACCGTGATCGCCGACGGCTACTACCGCTCGAACCTGGAGCACACGCAGGTGTATGCCGAGGGCGGATGGCTGCGAACCGGGGACCTGGGTTACCTCGACGAAGACGGCTGTTTGTTCGTTCGCGGACGTTCCAAGAACATGGTGATCCGCGGAGGCGAGAAGATCTATCTCGAGGACGTCGAGGCCTTGTTCGAAAGCGGCACCGTGGCGGGTGTTCCGATCCTCAGGGACAACAGCGAGGCCTATGCGCTGTTCATCGAAGAGGGGCGTCACGACCCTGAACACGCGGTGCACACGATCCGCGGCGCGCTGGGTGAACGTCACGTCCCCGACCAGGTCATCATGATCCCCCGCGTACCGAAGTCGCCGACCGGCAAGCTGCTGCGTCAGGAGATTGCCAAGGAGCTTGCGCGTGGACATCGTTGA
- a CDS encoding amidohydrolase family protein, with protein MDIVDCHAHVASSRYIPDEFFDGWIENIEANALSMNVRQREVLANVFREINNDPMCDEYISQMDAAGIRRSVLLIIDFKYVYGEPFDDMLEIYRLHKEVVDRHPGRFICYAGVDPRRGQAGVDLLQTGIRDFGFEGLKLYPPCGFSPSDERLYPYYEVCEAYGVPVLSHIGPTTPSLSFSFSRPEGIDEAARRFPKVNFVLGHAGSTHYQEAAVLAEYRPNIFLDVSGFQAAARRGEFDALMSFHKKQGIVNKLLFGTDWPIHRLLGNQKKWVQEFIALQEKKILSTGELERIMAGNFNRIYTSRLRCAA; from the coding sequence GTGGACATCGTTGATTGCCATGCGCACGTGGCCTCGTCGCGGTACATCCCGGACGAGTTCTTCGACGGCTGGATCGAGAACATCGAAGCCAATGCGCTGTCGATGAATGTCCGCCAGCGCGAGGTGCTCGCCAACGTCTTCCGCGAGATCAACAACGATCCGATGTGCGATGAGTACATCTCGCAGATGGATGCCGCCGGCATCCGCCGTTCGGTACTGCTGATCATCGATTTCAAGTATGTCTATGGCGAGCCCTTCGACGACATGCTCGAGATCTACCGTCTGCACAAGGAGGTGGTCGACCGCCACCCGGGGCGCTTCATCTGCTATGCCGGGGTGGACCCGCGCCGCGGGCAGGCGGGGGTGGACCTGCTGCAGACGGGGATACGCGACTTCGGCTTCGAAGGCCTGAAGCTGTACCCGCCGTGTGGCTTCAGCCCCAGCGACGAGCGCCTGTATCCGTACTACGAAGTTTGTGAGGCGTACGGCGTGCCGGTGTTGTCGCACATCGGGCCCACAACGCCGTCCCTCAGTTTCAGCTTCTCGCGCCCGGAAGGCATCGACGAAGCGGCTCGACGTTTTCCGAAAGTGAATTTCGTCCTCGGCCATGCGGGCTCCACCCATTACCAGGAAGCGGCCGTGTTGGCCGAATACCGGCCCAATATTTTTCTCGATGTCTCGGGCTTTCAGGCGGCCGCGCGCCGCGGCGAATTCGACGCCTTGATGAGCTTTCACAAAAAACAGGGCATCGTCAACAAACTCCTGTTCGGAACGGATTGGCCGATCCATCGGCTGCTGGGCAACCAGAAGAAGTGGGTGCAGGAGTTCATCGCGCTCCAGGAGAAAAAGATACTCTCCACCGGGGAGCTCGAGCGGATTATGGCCGGTAATTTCAACCGAATTTACACCAGCAGATTGAGGTGCGCAGCATGA
- a CDS encoding acyl carrier protein, producing the protein MNGDAKTQLLIEALERQLGESERKIQPDDRLEDISLDSLRFMLLIVDLQEKHSQYKIDIKRIGSVETVRDLTHIMEEVS; encoded by the coding sequence ATGAACGGAGATGCGAAAACGCAGTTGTTGATCGAGGCCCTGGAGCGTCAACTCGGAGAGTCGGAACGGAAGATCCAACCGGACGACCGGCTGGAAGATATCAGTCTTGATTCCTTGCGCTTCATGCTGTTGATCGTCGATCTGCAGGAAAAGCACAGCCAATACAAGATCGACATCAAGCGTATAGGGTCGGTCGAAACCGTCAGGGACCTCACCCACATCATGGAAGAGGTCAGTTGA
- a CDS encoding GNAT family N-acetyltransferase, which translates to MEIRLVESNDEILRIYPVLKQLRPQYSEDNFVHFVQTELFPRGVRLAQLSDDGQLVCAAGFRISASLAWGKFVYIDDLVSLETNRSKGYGKAMLDWIAAYGKSQGCHELHLDSGVQRHEAHRFYLRERMDIVFYHFKKVLS; encoded by the coding sequence ATGGAAATTCGACTGGTTGAAAGCAACGACGAGATATTGCGGATCTATCCCGTCCTGAAGCAACTCCGCCCGCAATACAGCGAGGACAACTTCGTCCACTTCGTGCAGACCGAATTGTTTCCACGTGGGGTGCGGCTGGCCCAGCTGAGCGACGACGGCCAGCTGGTGTGCGCCGCCGGGTTTCGGATTTCTGCGTCACTGGCCTGGGGCAAATTTGTCTACATCGATGATCTGGTGAGCCTGGAAACCAACCGGTCGAAAGGTTATGGCAAGGCCATGCTCGATTGGATCGCGGCTTACGGCAAAAGCCAAGGGTGCCACGAACTGCATCTGGATTCGGGCGTGCAGCGCCACGAAGCACACCGCTTTTATTTGCGGGAGCGGATGGACATCGTGTTCTATCACTTCAAGAAGGTGCTCTCGTGA